One Mycoplasmoides pneumoniae FH genomic region harbors:
- the proS gene encoding proline--tRNA ligase, translated as MANKDQNLTLWYDQLLSKAQLVSYGDVKGTNCFLPNSWNLWLQIQRLYNNATALIKLKDKVILKQFIPIEPLPYTVEQVQLPTLSFYSEYQKEKRHVEGFNPELFLIEQIGTKKLHDPLVLRPTSEIAFCNLWKKQSFSYQNLPVIYNQWTCVFRAEKNTRPFLRNSEFYWQETHGLFSDGVNSESAAIAFWKLYQDIIVNQLCIPAFVGLKSPNERFAGAQNTWTVESIMPDGQALQCATSHDLGQTFTKPFGLTFQNQANQQAIPYSFSCGISTRILGALLLTHSDDFGLILPWKVAPIQVKLYLFDKKGDTKTVELAQKVQTLLEQLAIRFQFIKVENQLGKQLGQGEVNGIPFQLIVDNPQTVNIFNRLTRVKTAYSFEQLASRFVELVQQYHQAMYDKAKAVVQQKVVQATTLKQIEQAFNDKKAVLCAVRLTDTLEQQLKERYQVTVRCCLEQLQKPQICPFSGESAQDYVLIARAY; from the coding sequence ATGGCCAATAAAGATCAAAATCTAACGCTTTGATACGACCAACTACTGAGCAAAGCACAGTTAGTGAGCTATGGCGATGTGAAGGGCACTAACTGTTTTTTACCCAACAGTTGGAACCTCTGACTACAAATTCAAAGACTCTATAATAACGCTACTGCTCTAATTAAATTAAAGGACAAGGTTATTTTAAAGCAGTTTATCCCGATTGAACCACTGCCATACACAGTGGAGCAAGTTCAACTACCGACCCTTTCCTTTTACAGTGAGTACCAAAAGGAAAAGCGTCATGTGGAGGGCTTTAATCCTGAGCTTTTTTTAATAGAGCAAATAGGTACTAAAAAACTCCATGATCCGCTAGTACTACGTCCTACTAGTGAAATTGCTTTTTGTAACTTATGGAAAAAACAGAGCTTTTCTTACCAAAACCTTCCCGTTATCTATAACCAGTGAACCTGTGTTTTTCGCGCTGAAAAAAACACCCGCCCTTTCTTGCGCAACAGTGAGTTTTACTGACAAGAAACCCACGGTTTGTTTAGTGATGGAGTTAATTCTGAAAGCGCAGCAATTGCTTTTTGAAAACTGTACCAGGACATTATTGTCAACCAGCTCTGTATCCCCGCTTTTGTGGGGTTAAAGAGTCCCAATGAGCGCTTTGCCGGAGCACAAAATACCTGAACGGTGGAAAGCATTATGCCCGATGGGCAGGCATTGCAGTGTGCCACGAGCCATGATTTAGGGCAAACCTTTACCAAACCGTTTGGGCTAACCTTTCAAAACCAAGCCAACCAACAGGCCATTCCCTACAGCTTTAGTTGTGGAATTTCTACAAGAATCCTCGGTGCTTTACTGTTAACCCACAGTGATGACTTTGGACTGATACTACCATGAAAAGTAGCACCAATTCAAGTCAAACTGTACTTATTTGACAAAAAAGGTGATACAAAGACAGTAGAGTTAGCACAGAAAGTGCAAACGTTGTTGGAACAATTAGCAATCCGTTTTCAATTTATTAAGGTCGAAAACCAGCTCGGTAAACAGTTAGGACAGGGTGAAGTCAACGGCATTCCCTTTCAACTAATAGTTGACAATCCCCAAACAGTCAACATCTTTAACCGGTTAACCAGGGTCAAAACAGCTTACAGTTTCGAACAGTTGGCAAGCCGATTTGTGGAGCTCGTGCAACAGTACCATCAAGCAATGTATGACAAAGCCAAAGCAGTGGTACAGCAAAAGGTGGTGCAAGCCACTACTTTAAAGCAAATTGAACAAGCCTTTAATGACAAAAAGGCTGTTTTGTGTGCGGTTCGTTTAACCGATACATTAGAACAGCAATTAAAGGAACGGTACCAGGTCACGGTGCGCTGTTGCTTAGAGCAGCTTCAAAAGCCCCAAATTTGTCCGTTTAGCGGTGAGTCAGCACAGGACTATGTCCTGATTGCGCGTGCCTATTAA
- a CDS encoding IgG-blocking protein M, protein MKLNFKIKDKKTLKRLKKGGFWALGLFGAAINAFSAVLIVNEVLRLQSGETLIASGRSGNLSFQLYSKVNQNAKSKLNSISLTDGGYRSEIDLGDGSNFREDFRNFANNLSEAITDAPKDLLRPVPKVEVSGLIKTSSTFITPNFKAGYYDQVAADGKTLKYYQSTEYFNNRVVMPILQTTNGTLTANNRAYDDIFVDQGVPKFPGWFHDVDKAYYAGSNGQSEYLFKEWNYYVANGSPLYNVYPNHHFKQIKTIAFDAPRIKQGNTDGINLNLKQRNPDYVIINGLTGDGSTLKDLELPESVKKVSIYGDYHSINVAKQIFKNVLELEFYSTNQDNNFGFNPLVLGDHTNIIYDLFASKPFNYIDLTSLELKDNQDNIDASKLKRAVSDIYIRRRFERQMQGYWAGGYIDRYLVKNTNEKNVNKDNDTVYAALKDINLHLEETYTHGGNTMYRVNENYYPGASAYEAERATRDSEFQKEIVQRAELIGVVFEYGVKNLRPGLKYTVKFESPQEQVALKSTDKFQPVIGSVTDMSKSVTDLIGVLRDNAEILNITNVSKDETVVAELKEKLDRENVFQEIRT, encoded by the coding sequence ATGAAATTAAATTTCAAAATCAAGGACAAAAAGACGCTAAAGCGCCTCAAAAAGGGTGGTTTCTGAGCGCTTGGTCTCTTTGGTGCTGCAATAAATGCTTTTTCCGCAGTTCTAATCGTTAATGAGGTATTAAGGCTACAAAGTGGTGAAACACTCATTGCTTCGGGGCGCAGTGGTAACCTGAGTTTCCAGCTTTATTCCAAGGTAAACCAAAACGCCAAGTCTAAACTTAATTCGATTTCGTTAACCGATGGGGGATACCGCAGTGAAATCGATCTTGGTGATGGTTCCAACTTCCGTGAGGATTTCCGTAATTTTGCCAATAACTTATCAGAAGCAATTACTGATGCACCAAAAGACTTACTTCGACCAGTGCCTAAGGTAGAGGTGAGCGGTTTGATTAAAACCAGTTCTACCTTTATCACGCCAAACTTTAAAGCGGGTTACTACGACCAAGTAGCAGCGGACGGGAAAACGCTCAAATATTACCAATCAACCGAATACTTTAACAACCGGGTAGTAATGCCAATTTTGCAAACTACCAACGGCACTTTAACTGCTAACAATAGGGCTTACGATGATATCTTTGTCGATCAAGGTGTCCCTAAGTTCCCTGGTTGGTTCCATGACGTGGATAAGGCTTACTATGCTGGCTCCAATGGACAAAGCGAGTACTTGTTTAAAGAGTGGAATTACTATGTTGCTAACGGTTCACCGTTATACAACGTTTACCCAAACCATCACTTTAAGCAAATAAAAACGATTGCCTTTGATGCTCCAAGGATTAAGCAAGGTAATACTGACGGCATTAACCTCAATTTAAAACAACGTAATCCTGATTACGTCATCATTAATGGTTTAACTGGTGATGGTTCTACCTTAAAGGATTTGGAATTACCAGAAAGCGTTAAAAAGGTGTCAATTTATGGTGACTACCACTCGATTAATGTTGCTAAGCAAATTTTTAAAAACGTGTTAGAGTTGGAGTTTTACTCTACTAACCAAGACAATAACTTTGGTTTTAATCCACTAGTTTTAGGCGATCACACTAATATTATCTATGACCTTTTTGCTTCCAAGCCGTTTAATTACATTGATTTAACTAGTTTAGAACTTAAAGATAACCAAGACAATATTGATGCATCTAAGTTAAAGCGTGCTGTTAGTGACATTTACATTCGTCGTCGTTTTGAACGACAAATGCAAGGTTACTGAGCTGGTGGTTACATTGACCGTTATTTGGTGAAAAACACTAATGAAAAAAATGTCAATAAAGACAACGACACCGTTTACGCTGCTCTAAAAGACATTAATCTCCACTTAGAGGAAACTTACACTCATGGCGGCAACACGATGTACCGGGTGAACGAAAATTACTATCCGGGTGCCAGTGCTTACGAAGCGGAACGCGCTACCCGTGATAGTGAGTTCCAAAAGGAAATTGTACAACGCGCTGAACTTATTGGGGTTGTCTTTGAATATGGAGTGAAAAACCTCCGTCCGGGTTTAAAGTACACCGTGAAGTTTGAAAGTCCACAAGAACAAGTGGCATTAAAGAGTACCGATAAGTTCCAACCAGTTATTGGTAGTGTCACTGATATGAGCAAATCAGTTACTGATTTAATCGGTGTATTACGTGATAACGCCGAAATTCTCAATATTACTAATGTTTCTAAAGATGAAACCGTTGTAGCGGAATTGAAAGAAAAATTGGATCGGGAAAATGTTTTCCAAGAGATTCGAACTTAA
- a CDS encoding MG284/MPN403 family protein gives MSFKVKNQSKHLYSLMTKFKRSQLILKHQSNNFASELWNEEDIIRSKQFIELIEDTLLHLKKDTVDFIYDIFIYGKKPCDISYSNSTYYKKLNKAANSFFDHFVWEAPIYKTKELKNDNSHS, from the coding sequence ATGAGTTTTAAAGTTAAAAACCAGAGTAAGCACCTATACTCTTTAATGACGAAATTTAAACGTTCGCAACTGATCTTGAAGCACCAAAGCAATAACTTTGCCTCAGAGTTGTGGAACGAAGAGGACATTATCCGCTCCAAGCAGTTTATCGAACTTATAGAAGACACGCTGCTCCACCTCAAGAAGGATACGGTCGACTTTATTTACGACATCTTCATTTATGGGAAGAAGCCGTGTGATATTAGTTACTCCAATTCGACCTATTACAAAAAGTTAAACAAGGCTGCAAATAGTTTTTTTGACCATTTTGTCTGGGAGGCTCCAATTTATAAGACAAAGGAGCTTAAAAATGACAATTCTCACAGTTAG
- the greA gene encoding transcription elongation factor GreA translates to MELNKNYLTEEGLKQLEAELEHLIQVKRPAIIKLLQEARDQGDLSENADYDAAKAQQGEIETRIAEIQDILANVKLINESQTKKANKVTLGSTVEIYDYSSKTHEKYTIVGALEANPEEHRISNESPLAHAIYGRLVDDECDVVGIEVPYRVKIVKIING, encoded by the coding sequence ATGGAACTTAACAAAAATTACCTTACCGAAGAGGGGCTAAAACAATTAGAAGCGGAGCTGGAACACCTCATTCAAGTAAAACGTCCCGCTATTATTAAGTTATTGCAAGAAGCCCGTGACCAGGGTGACTTGAGTGAAAACGCTGATTACGATGCAGCAAAAGCACAGCAGGGTGAAATTGAAACCCGCATTGCTGAAATCCAAGACATTTTAGCCAACGTTAAGTTAATTAATGAGTCGCAAACAAAAAAGGCTAATAAGGTTACCCTGGGTAGTACGGTCGAAATTTACGATTACAGTTCGAAAACACACGAAAAGTACACCATTGTGGGAGCTTTAGAAGCTAATCCCGAAGAACACCGCATCTCCAATGAATCCCCTTTGGCACACGCCATTTATGGTCGTTTAGTGGATGATGAATGTGACGTAGTTGGCATAGAAGTGCCCTACCGGGTCAAAATTGTTAAGATCATTAACGGATAA
- a CDS encoding MG_279/MG_280 family protein: MFKFLKKLSTFLIVLIGILLVGGITAAGYFAFENREPINNYYKEGYNKVKQYNEEIKKVSKSLSSNELVKTLGDVESSIKEGKELTKLLDDSALESSFNQLEDSLSKVNNFSKGSTFTEVKNTIEKINQYVDEILKRFPNPNENDQFKEYVTNISQIVFYVGVSIIGTFVVSGALLFIFTKRVYGVRVSRFNPQRLLKKHLVLLLQKNQDVYDEVFES, translated from the coding sequence ATGTTTAAGTTTTTAAAAAAGCTTTCCACTTTCCTAATTGTTTTGATTGGTATTCTACTTGTTGGTGGCATTACAGCAGCGGGTTACTTTGCCTTTGAAAACCGTGAACCTATTAATAACTATTACAAGGAAGGTTATAACAAGGTTAAACAATATAACGAGGAAATTAAAAAAGTTTCAAAGTCACTTTCTAGTAACGAACTTGTAAAAACGTTAGGTGATGTTGAAAGTTCAATTAAAGAAGGAAAAGAATTGACAAAATTACTGGATGACAGTGCTTTAGAAAGCAGTTTTAACCAACTCGAAGATTCATTAAGCAAGGTTAACAACTTCTCAAAAGGATCTACTTTTACTGAAGTTAAGAACACAATTGAAAAGATTAATCAATACGTGGACGAAATCTTAAAACGTTTTCCAAATCCTAACGAAAATGATCAGTTCAAGGAATACGTAACTAATATTTCACAAATTGTCTTTTATGTCGGGGTATCTATTATTGGTACATTTGTTGTTTCTGGTGCCTTATTGTTTATTTTCACCAAACGCGTTTATGGGGTACGAGTATCGCGCTTTAACCCACAAAGGCTATTGAAGAAACACTTAGTGTTACTTTTACAAAAGAACCAAGATGTTTATGACGAAGTATTTGAAAGTTAA
- a CDS encoding MG_279/MG_280 family protein, which translates to MLLFINRFAKTIILFFGMLVFLVLLGLGGAALYFKDNAAKLYIDTRKSIDSSFDSSQAFIDTYNGSSSKFSVESINKQIEEVKKKVEESTKKLEEYEKQINQAKGLNGYLVSPEKLKELQEAKKSLQATKSQIEKYANTLKTANNGKTGQNGTSSSTIPITKISGSTISVSTRDTNGKTNSALKDIQEFSTQANDIIKQYKEIKNKIPTEKQFNEYYTIGAITLVSVSGGVLAVLIVSTVMTFLGSKKLGLRTFSRLTSTDQIADHVNDILDRYPELEDAVLEELDQ; encoded by the coding sequence ATGCTCCTTTTTATTAATCGCTTTGCCAAAACAATCATTCTGTTCTTCGGGATGCTTGTCTTTTTGGTTTTGTTAGGTCTTGGCGGTGCTGCACTTTACTTTAAAGACAACGCAGCTAAACTTTACATTGATACCCGCAAATCGATCGACAGTTCCTTTGACTCTTCTCAAGCGTTTATAGATACTTATAATGGAAGTTCCAGTAAGTTTAGTGTTGAATCCATTAATAAACAAATAGAAGAGGTTAAGAAGAAAGTTGAAGAATCAACTAAAAAGTTAGAGGAGTACGAAAAGCAAATAAACCAAGCTAAAGGCTTAAACGGCTATCTTGTGAGTCCGGAAAAACTAAAGGAGTTACAAGAAGCTAAGAAGAGTCTACAAGCTACTAAGAGTCAAATAGAAAAGTATGCAAATACTTTAAAAACCGCTAATAATGGTAAAACTGGTCAAAATGGCACATCTTCTTCGACTATTCCAATTACTAAGATTTCTGGTTCAACAATTAGTGTAAGTACCAGAGATACTAACGGTAAAACCAATAGTGCTTTGAAAGATATTCAAGAGTTCTCTACACAAGCAAATGACATCATTAAACAGTACAAAGAAATTAAAAACAAAATTCCAACAGAAAAACAGTTTAATGAATATTACACCATAGGCGCAATTACCTTAGTTAGTGTTTCTGGTGGCGTTTTAGCAGTGCTAATAGTCTCTACTGTAATGACCTTCTTAGGTTCGAAAAAGTTAGGACTTAGAACGTTTTCGCGTTTAACCAGTACTGATCAAATTGCTGATCATGTTAATGACATCTTAGATCGTTATCCAGAGTTGGAAGATGCTGTTTTAGAGGAGCTTGATCAATAA
- a CDS encoding DUF5452 family protein has protein sequence MIFSISKRKLICGFSLVALTIAGIVGGVYLVTKNNQQTTPQTNHFNVAEPVNKVPNWRKLGPETQRELRDRLYPLDDTGYFIYKYGAISRYLQSQKELDELVDYRTVLPSTQKHFKYDSFNQSVLESKLRKWLMKAIKQHPYFQHFEFDPVLKAQYNINIPAQKITVNAVWFYKKDNDLTTGKPIRYWDQFEIKLKQ, from the coding sequence ATGATCTTCTCAATTAGTAAACGCAAGTTAATTTGTGGCTTTTCCCTAGTAGCCCTTACAATCGCTGGGATTGTTGGTGGGGTTTACTTAGTCACCAAAAACAATCAACAAACCACACCACAAACAAATCACTTTAATGTAGCTGAACCAGTCAACAAGGTCCCTAATTGGCGCAAACTAGGTCCAGAAACACAACGCGAACTGCGCGATCGTCTGTATCCCTTAGATGACACAGGTTACTTTATTTACAAGTACGGTGCCATTAGTCGCTACCTCCAAAGCCAAAAGGAACTGGATGAACTAGTCGATTACCGCACCGTGTTACCCTCCACCCAAAAGCACTTTAAGTATGATTCCTTTAACCAAAGCGTGTTGGAAAGTAAGCTGCGTAAGTGGTTAATGAAAGCCATTAAACAACACCCGTACTTTCAGCACTTTGAGTTTGATCCGGTGCTTAAAGCACAGTACAATATCAACATTCCTGCTCAAAAAATTACGGTGAATGCAGTTTGGTTTTACAAAAAGGATAATGATCTCACCACGGGCAAGCCAATCCGCTATTGGGATCAGTTTGAAATTAAACTAAAGCAGTAG
- a CDS encoding RelA/SpoT family protein has protein sequence MFYNWLKLYKFSKMATLVEIERDFLQKTAQKFAPEVVALITKALDYSKKWHGEQKRLSGEPFFIHPLRTALRLVEWNMDSNTVCAGLLHDIIEDTQVTEADLTAIFGKEITDLVVKVTKITSESKKQRQLNRKKEDLNLKSLVNIAMSSQQEVNALVLKLADRLDNISSIEFLAVEKQKIIAKETLELYAKIAGRIGMYPVKTQLADLSFKVLDPKNFNNTLSKINQQKVFYDNEWDNFKKQLEEMLEQNQIEYRLESRIKGIYSTYQKLTFHEQNIAKIHDLFAIRLIVKSELDCYHLLGLIHLNFTVLMKHFKDYIASPKQNFYQSIHTTVRLKGLNVEIQIRTQRMDHVSKYGFASHWIYKEKKEGLLASALQVNYLNSKQMHSRDFFKRIFGTDIIKVNVSSDNEPNIVKKLNVESNSKLLDIAYELYPKQFNKLEKIKLDGVEVMSFDVTAENEMVIEFCFGKTNNLKRRWLRYMNNPVFRERVKKDLNKLKKAVKYSELPLYEKALEELHLKLADETQIKQRLNALGIKKLTEFLELIEYPHFPKNEHLYFLASNNQKWRELIKPIKFALSQAVFQNSYFEQIEGIYITKIVIETCCTKIPDMPEQVIGILMKNILRVHLHDCRELANQKQPKIIPLYWNAHQLKMRPRKFRCQINIRGVWSETTVNKIVQTIIEGDSYLERIIPKIDKQKDEFELNITMFIDNYHQLITIMEQITTKNISYVWKYL, from the coding sequence ATGTTTTACAATTGACTTAAATTATATAAATTTAGCAAAATGGCCACTTTAGTTGAAATTGAACGCGATTTTTTACAAAAAACAGCCCAAAAATTTGCACCTGAAGTGGTTGCGTTGATTACTAAAGCACTCGATTACTCCAAAAAGTGACACGGTGAGCAAAAAAGGCTGAGTGGTGAACCGTTTTTTATCCATCCCTTGAGAACAGCACTGCGCTTAGTGGAGTGAAACATGGACAGCAACACCGTGTGTGCTGGTCTGTTACACGACATTATTGAAGATACCCAGGTCACTGAAGCTGATTTAACTGCCATTTTTGGTAAAGAAATTACTGATTTAGTGGTAAAAGTTACCAAAATTACCAGTGAATCCAAAAAACAACGCCAGCTAAACCGAAAGAAAGAAGATTTAAACCTCAAAAGTTTGGTTAACATTGCGATGAGCTCGCAGCAAGAGGTCAATGCTTTGGTGTTAAAGTTGGCCGACCGACTCGACAACATCTCCTCAATTGAATTTTTAGCAGTCGAAAAACAAAAGATTATTGCTAAAGAAACACTCGAACTGTATGCCAAGATAGCCGGTCGAATTGGAATGTATCCCGTTAAAACTCAACTAGCCGATCTTTCCTTTAAGGTATTAGATCCAAAAAACTTTAACAATACGCTGTCCAAGATTAACCAGCAAAAGGTCTTTTATGACAACGAATGGGACAACTTTAAAAAACAGTTGGAAGAGATGCTGGAACAAAACCAGATTGAATACCGCTTAGAAAGTCGAATTAAAGGCATTTATTCTACTTATCAAAAATTAACCTTTCACGAGCAGAACATTGCCAAAATCCACGATCTGTTCGCCATTCGTTTAATTGTGAAGTCAGAGTTGGATTGTTACCACTTACTTGGTTTAATCCACCTCAACTTTACCGTGTTAATGAAACACTTTAAGGATTACATAGCATCCCCCAAACAAAACTTTTACCAATCAATCCACACGACTGTGCGCTTGAAGGGTTTAAATGTGGAAATCCAGATTAGAACCCAACGAATGGATCATGTGAGCAAGTACGGTTTTGCTAGCCACTGGATTTACAAAGAGAAAAAGGAAGGGTTATTGGCAAGTGCTTTACAAGTAAATTACTTAAACAGTAAACAAATGCATTCGCGCGATTTTTTTAAACGAATCTTTGGTACTGATATTATTAAGGTTAATGTAAGTTCCGATAACGAACCTAACATAGTCAAAAAACTCAATGTTGAAAGTAACAGCAAGTTGCTCGATATTGCTTATGAGTTGTATCCCAAACAGTTCAATAAATTAGAAAAAATCAAACTCGATGGGGTTGAGGTTATGTCGTTTGACGTAACTGCCGAAAACGAAATGGTAATTGAGTTTTGTTTTGGTAAAACCAATAACCTCAAACGGCGTTGGTTACGTTATATGAATAACCCCGTATTTCGCGAACGGGTTAAAAAGGATTTAAACAAGTTAAAGAAAGCGGTTAAGTACAGTGAACTACCTCTATACGAAAAGGCCTTGGAAGAGTTGCACTTAAAGCTAGCTGATGAAACCCAGATTAAACAACGCTTAAATGCTTTAGGGATCAAAAAACTGACAGAGTTCTTGGAATTAATCGAATACCCCCACTTCCCTAAAAATGAGCATTTGTACTTTTTAGCTAGTAACAATCAGAAGTGAAGGGAATTGATTAAACCCATTAAGTTCGCTTTATCACAAGCTGTGTTCCAAAACTCTTACTTTGAACAAATTGAGGGAATTTACATCACCAAAATTGTGATTGAAACCTGTTGCACAAAGATTCCTGACATGCCAGAACAAGTTATTGGCATCTTAATGAAAAACATTCTCAGGGTACACCTTCATGATTGTAGGGAATTAGCTAATCAAAAGCAACCCAAAATTATTCCACTTTATTGAAATGCACACCAATTAAAGATGCGACCACGTAAATTCCGCTGTCAAATTAACATTCGCGGTGTATGGAGTGAAACAACGGTCAATAAAATTGTTCAAACCATTATTGAAGGTGATAGCTATTTAGAACGAATTATTCCCAAGATCGATAAACAAAAAGATGAGTTTGAGCTCAACATTACTATGTTTATCGACAACTATCACCAACTAATCACAATTATGGAGCAGATTACTACTAAGAATATTAGCTACGTTTGAAAGTACCTTTAA
- a CDS encoding phosphopantetheine-binding protein: MQERDILLKIKEIAKAKNFKTELDESVLQKPFRELKIDSLDMFSVIVSLEKEFDIMFEDEKLMQLNNLAELIAEVKHLISQKGV; the protein is encoded by the coding sequence ATGCAAGAGCGTGACATTCTTTTAAAAATTAAAGAGATCGCTAAGGCTAAAAACTTCAAAACTGAGTTAGATGAAAGTGTGTTGCAAAAACCCTTTCGCGAACTGAAAATTGACTCACTTGATATGTTTAGCGTGATTGTCAGCTTAGAAAAGGAGTTTGACATTATGTTTGAAGATGAAAAACTGATGCAGCTCAATAATCTCGCTGAGTTAATTGCTGAGGTAAAACACCTAATAAGTCAAAAAGGGGTATAG